Proteins encoded by one window of Panicum virgatum strain AP13 chromosome 7N, P.virgatum_v5, whole genome shotgun sequence:
- the LOC120684033 gene encoding uncharacterized protein LOC120684033 isoform X6 produces MGRVATKLDAEQQHLLLRRCRRLFTAEERSFRMDRRSQAASALRAAVADVLPRFLGIYMDETLAEYIVILICNGKHQYQARDDLEAFLGDDSAKFVAWLWSYLSKQAVTSADNCNFEHGMDNEIENFSDKRNLLVAKAHHGDAHDVNSKISVPETYHGLHKLDSTTGRNVPLRCISSTVIISPEKLSCDQCIWENQHHKQNGQNAASSRSFSERTTQILLQEELHAEHLGRNASTRWLPEAVGTDDGRVPVSLKRRRNVWDRLGKPVVEDCGLVRQAHGISVQNGVHKMPKLMVAEHEQRYHVISNAQNETDSRKFTNGYTDVNTLQGHQHARKPNRSRLVGRLSFGEGNVFHGDMCNSLQDRDVISQKSSLSLPIKSIQSQSLNEFTCDMKDSPAAISEPTCDIFKPSNCHVLASKKLPSLTMQRNSETEVLHCEQVSSPAQSKTHVHEDGNSCRNKPVKDEILDVKLKLKQMEQDVLKLRSKQAQINNVKQGSLSLGPHANSEEDADSRTIFVRNVHFAATKEALSVHFMKCGTVLKVNILTDAITGHPKGAAYITFADRESIEKAVSLSGTSFLTRVLTVRLLHLSFAHL; encoded by the exons ATGGGGCGGGTGGCGACGAAGCTCGACGCCGAGCAGCAGCACCTcctgctgcgccgctgccgccggctctTCACTGCCGAGGAGCGATCGTTCCGCATGGATCGGCGCTCGCaggccgcctccgccctccgCGCTGCCGTTGCCGACGTGCTCCCCCGCTTCCTCGGCATCTACATGGACGAAACCCTCGCG GAGTACATTGTAATTTTAATCTGTAATGGAAAGCATCAATATCAAGCGCGTGACGACTTGGAGGCCTTTCTTGGTGATGacagtgcaaaatttgttgcatG GCTTTGGAGTTATCTGAGCAAACAGGCTGTGACATCAGCTGATAATTGTAATTTTGAACATGGAATGGACAATGAGATTGAGAACTTTAGTGACAAGAGAAACCTTCTTGTTGCGAAAGCCCACCATGGGGATGCTCATGAT GTAAACTCAAAGATCTCAGTACCAGAAACATACCATGGTCTTCATAAGCTTGATTCAACTACAGGACGAAATGTGCCCCTGCGGTGTATCAGCTCCACTGTTATAATTTCTCCTGAAAAATTGAGCTGCGACCAGTGCATTTGGGAGAATCAGCATCACAAG CAGAATGGTCAAAACGCAGCAAGCAGCAGAAGCTTCTCTGAAAGGACTACACAAATATTACTGCAAG AGGAACTTCATGCAGAGCACCTTGGAAGAAATGCTTCTACAAGATGGTTGCCTGAGGCTGTGGGAACCGATGATGGAAGAGTGCCAGTGTCCCTGAAACGACGTCGCAATGTCTGGGATAGGCTAGGGAAGCCTGTTGTAGAAGATTGTGGTTTAGTTAGACAAGCTCATGGCATATCTGTTCAAAATGGAGTACATAAGATGCCCAAGTTGATGGTGGCTGAGCATGAACAAAGATACCATGTCATCTCAAATGCACAAAATGAAACAGATTCCAGAAAATTCACCAATGGCTATACAGATGTCAACACATTGCAAGGACATCAGCATGCGCGGAAGCCAAATAGAAGCAGGCTTGTTGGCCGGCTAAGTTTTGGTGAAGGAAATGTGTTTCATGGTGATATGTGCAATAGTCTTCAAGATAGAGATGTTATCAGCCAGAAGTCCAGTTTGTCACTGCCAATCAAAAGCATTCAATCACAAAGTTTGAATGAGTTCACATGTGACATGAAGGACTCACCTGCTGCTATTTCTGAGCCCACATGTGATATATTCAAACCATCAAACTGTCACGTGTTGGCTTCCAAAAAGTTGCCTTCACTAACTATGCAGAGAAATTCAGAAACTGAAGTATTGCATTGTGAGCAAGTTAGCAGCCCTGCACAGTCAAAGACTCATGTACATGAAGATGGCAACAGTTGCAGGAACAAGCCTGTGAAAGAT GAAATTTTGGATGTCAAACTAAAGCTCAAGCAAATGGAACAAGACGTCCTCAAGCTTCGTTCCAAGCAGGCACAGATAAACAATGTAAAGCAAGGATCCCTATCATTAG GCCCCCATGCTAATTCAGAAGAAGATGCTGACTCCAGAACTATTTTCGTCAGAAAT GTACATTTTGCGGCAACAAAGGAAGCATTGTCAGTGCATTTCATGAAGTGTGGCACTGTGCTTAAGGTTAACATTTTGACAGATGCCATTACTGGCCACCCTAAAGG GGCTGCATATATTACATTTGCTGACAGGGAATCTATTGAGAAGGCTGTATCTTTGAGTGGGACATCATTTCTCACCAGAGTACTCACTGTACGACTCCTGCATTTATCATTTGCTCACCT GTAA
- the LOC120684033 gene encoding uncharacterized protein LOC120684033 isoform X7, producing MGRVATKLDAEQQHLLLRRCRRLFTAEERSFRMDRRSQAASALRAAVADVLPRFLGIYMDETLAEYIVILICNGKHQYQARDDLEAFLGDDSAKFVAWLWSYLSKQAVTSADNCNFEHGMDNEIENFSDKRNLLVAKAHHGDAHDVNSKISVPETYHGLHKLDSTTGRNVPLRCISSTVIISPEKLSCDQCIWENQHHKNGQNAASSRSFSERTTQILLQEHLGRNASTRWLPEAVGTDDGRVPVSLKRRRNVWDRLGKPVVEDCGLVRQAHGISVQNGVHKMPKLMVAEHEQRYHVISNAQNETDSRKFTNGYTDVNTLQGHQHARKPNRSRLVGRLSFGEGNVFHGDMCNSLQDRDVISQKSSLSLPIKSIQSQSLNEFTCDMKDSPAAISEPTCDIFKPSNCHVLASKKLPSLTMQRNSETEVLHCEQVSSPAQSKTHVHEDGNSCRNKPVKDEILDVKLKLKQMEQDVLKLRSKQAQINNVKQGSLSLGPHANSEEDADSRTIFVRNVHFAATKEALSVHFMKCGTVLKVNILTDAITGHPKGAAYITFADRESIEKAVSLSGTSFLTRVLTVRLLHLSFAHL from the exons ATGGGGCGGGTGGCGACGAAGCTCGACGCCGAGCAGCAGCACCTcctgctgcgccgctgccgccggctctTCACTGCCGAGGAGCGATCGTTCCGCATGGATCGGCGCTCGCaggccgcctccgccctccgCGCTGCCGTTGCCGACGTGCTCCCCCGCTTCCTCGGCATCTACATGGACGAAACCCTCGCG GAGTACATTGTAATTTTAATCTGTAATGGAAAGCATCAATATCAAGCGCGTGACGACTTGGAGGCCTTTCTTGGTGATGacagtgcaaaatttgttgcatG GCTTTGGAGTTATCTGAGCAAACAGGCTGTGACATCAGCTGATAATTGTAATTTTGAACATGGAATGGACAATGAGATTGAGAACTTTAGTGACAAGAGAAACCTTCTTGTTGCGAAAGCCCACCATGGGGATGCTCATGAT GTAAACTCAAAGATCTCAGTACCAGAAACATACCATGGTCTTCATAAGCTTGATTCAACTACAGGACGAAATGTGCCCCTGCGGTGTATCAGCTCCACTGTTATAATTTCTCCTGAAAAATTGAGCTGCGACCAGTGCATTTGGGAGAATCAGCATCACAAG AATGGTCAAAACGCAGCAAGCAGCAGAAGCTTCTCTGAAAGGACTACACAAATATTACTGCAAG AGCACCTTGGAAGAAATGCTTCTACAAGATGGTTGCCTGAGGCTGTGGGAACCGATGATGGAAGAGTGCCAGTGTCCCTGAAACGACGTCGCAATGTCTGGGATAGGCTAGGGAAGCCTGTTGTAGAAGATTGTGGTTTAGTTAGACAAGCTCATGGCATATCTGTTCAAAATGGAGTACATAAGATGCCCAAGTTGATGGTGGCTGAGCATGAACAAAGATACCATGTCATCTCAAATGCACAAAATGAAACAGATTCCAGAAAATTCACCAATGGCTATACAGATGTCAACACATTGCAAGGACATCAGCATGCGCGGAAGCCAAATAGAAGCAGGCTTGTTGGCCGGCTAAGTTTTGGTGAAGGAAATGTGTTTCATGGTGATATGTGCAATAGTCTTCAAGATAGAGATGTTATCAGCCAGAAGTCCAGTTTGTCACTGCCAATCAAAAGCATTCAATCACAAAGTTTGAATGAGTTCACATGTGACATGAAGGACTCACCTGCTGCTATTTCTGAGCCCACATGTGATATATTCAAACCATCAAACTGTCACGTGTTGGCTTCCAAAAAGTTGCCTTCACTAACTATGCAGAGAAATTCAGAAACTGAAGTATTGCATTGTGAGCAAGTTAGCAGCCCTGCACAGTCAAAGACTCATGTACATGAAGATGGCAACAGTTGCAGGAACAAGCCTGTGAAAGAT GAAATTTTGGATGTCAAACTAAAGCTCAAGCAAATGGAACAAGACGTCCTCAAGCTTCGTTCCAAGCAGGCACAGATAAACAATGTAAAGCAAGGATCCCTATCATTAG GCCCCCATGCTAATTCAGAAGAAGATGCTGACTCCAGAACTATTTTCGTCAGAAAT GTACATTTTGCGGCAACAAAGGAAGCATTGTCAGTGCATTTCATGAAGTGTGGCACTGTGCTTAAGGTTAACATTTTGACAGATGCCATTACTGGCCACCCTAAAGG GGCTGCATATATTACATTTGCTGACAGGGAATCTATTGAGAAGGCTGTATCTTTGAGTGGGACATCATTTCTCACCAGAGTACTCACTGTACGACTCCTGCATTTATCATTTGCTCACCT GTAA